From the genome of Lentilactobacillus buchneri, one region includes:
- a CDS encoding CCA tRNA nucleotidyltransferase, whose product MAIIVRMVEIPKEFHEALPILQKIESAGYEAYFVGGSVRDTILKRPIHDVDIATSAYPSEVKALFKRTVDTGIEHGTVMILDHGTGYEVTTFRTESGYQDYRRPDHVTFVRSLKEDLKRRDFTINALALAENGQVTDLFGGLSDMRKHIIRAVGDPNERFNEDALRMMRAVRFASQLDFKIEDATLAGIARHSQLLAKIAVERSHTEFVKMMLGSDANHGLKIMIQTNLYQHVPILGEHLVQLRQIADTDFTLTNEVQVWALLAFKFGFNSQQITRFLKRWKTANKIINDVILTVELLFAIQRGQVTNLTLYHAGSENVDNAIAVFADQSKTTGLSERYNRLAIKNKHQLKITGGELIKRGVLKPSPQLGQVLNYLEQNVVADEINNEPEDLVQAAIDFLNED is encoded by the coding sequence ATGGCGATTATTGTGCGGATGGTAGAAATTCCAAAAGAATTCCACGAAGCATTACCAATTTTACAAAAGATTGAATCAGCGGGCTATGAAGCCTATTTTGTCGGCGGTTCGGTTCGAGATACGATTTTAAAGCGGCCGATTCACGATGTCGACATTGCGACCAGCGCTTATCCCAGTGAGGTTAAGGCGTTGTTTAAACGAACGGTTGACACAGGAATTGAGCACGGCACCGTCATGATTCTTGATCACGGGACTGGGTATGAAGTCACCACTTTTCGGACTGAGTCCGGCTACCAAGATTACCGGAGACCGGATCACGTGACGTTTGTGCGCTCACTGAAAGAGGATCTCAAACGGCGGGATTTCACGATTAACGCTTTGGCATTGGCTGAGAACGGACAGGTCACTGATTTGTTTGGGGGCCTTAGCGACATGCGAAAACACATAATTCGCGCGGTCGGCGATCCCAATGAGCGATTCAATGAAGATGCCTTGCGCATGATGCGGGCGGTTCGGTTTGCCAGCCAATTGGACTTCAAGATTGAGGATGCCACACTGGCTGGCATTGCCCGCCATAGCCAGTTATTGGCAAAAATTGCCGTGGAACGCTCCCACACCGAGTTTGTCAAAATGATGCTGGGATCAGACGCCAACCACGGCCTCAAGATCATGATTCAGACGAATTTATATCAACACGTCCCGATACTAGGTGAACATTTAGTTCAACTCAGACAAATCGCCGACACTGATTTCACCCTGACCAATGAAGTTCAGGTTTGGGCCCTTCTGGCTTTTAAATTCGGATTCAACAGCCAACAAATTACCCGCTTTTTAAAAAGATGGAAGACTGCCAATAAAATAATTAATGATGTTATACTTACGGTTGAATTACTTTTCGCAATTCAACGTGGTCAAGTGACTAATTTAACCCTTTATCATGCCGGAAGTGAAAACGTCGACAACGCAATCGCAGTGTTTGCGGACCAGTCGAAAACTACTGGACTATCTGAACGTTATAACCGACTTGCCATTAAAAATAAGCACCAGTTGAAGATAACCGGTGGTGAATTAATTAAAAGAGGGGTTTTAAAACCCAGTCCACAGCTTGGCCAGGTTTTGAATTATCTTGAACAAAATGTGGTTGCCGATGAGATCAACAATGAACCTGAAGATCTTGTTCAGGCAGCTATCGACTTTTTAAATGAGGACTGA
- a CDS encoding tetratricopeptide repeat protein — protein sequence MSYSKTALDQLEGGQIDDFKKSFQQALDHDSDDLLYSLAEELYSLGFSNYSNTIYEKLFKKYPNDDGLKINLAELAIDDDQDDKALNYLSQVSPQSDEYVRSLMVAADLYQTQGMFEISEQKLLEAQKLAPDEDVIKFALAEFYFTTRNYRKAINLYLALITSGTLEMSSVNLVERLGVSYAEIGKFEQAMGYLEQIKPINMNADVKFELAFTYFNLKEYQKAIKAFEDLRDSDPQYSSLYPYLADAYVNLKRVDEALKAIQEGISIDQFNEKIWQKAGQIAEMANEDDLALTYFQKGHEIAPDDMEILTLLSDWYVAHERYSDNLKLLEGVFEDHVVDAHLAYNLALSYQNTGEIKKAANNYELAANELSDNPDFLKHATLFYREIGKPDLEKQSLKKYLDLVPDDMEMAELWDEM from the coding sequence ATGAGCTATTCAAAAACTGCTTTAGACCAACTTGAAGGCGGCCAAATTGATGATTTTAAGAAATCATTTCAGCAAGCTTTGGATCACGATTCGGATGATTTGCTGTACTCATTGGCCGAAGAGCTGTATTCACTCGGCTTTTCAAATTACTCAAATACTATTTACGAAAAATTATTTAAAAAATATCCCAACGATGACGGTCTAAAAATCAATCTCGCCGAACTTGCCATTGATGATGATCAAGACGACAAAGCTCTCAATTATCTGTCACAGGTTTCGCCGCAGTCGGACGAATACGTCCGTTCCTTGATGGTTGCGGCCGATCTGTACCAAACCCAGGGAATGTTCGAGATTAGTGAACAAAAGCTCTTAGAAGCCCAAAAATTGGCTCCTGATGAGGATGTGATCAAGTTTGCTCTGGCAGAATTTTATTTCACGACTAGAAACTACCGCAAAGCGATTAATTTATATTTAGCACTAATCACCTCTGGTACGTTGGAAATGTCTTCAGTCAACCTGGTTGAACGTCTGGGTGTTTCCTATGCCGAAATTGGTAAGTTTGAACAAGCGATGGGTTATCTGGAACAGATCAAGCCGATTAATATGAACGCCGATGTTAAATTTGAACTGGCATTCACCTACTTTAATTTGAAAGAGTATCAAAAGGCAATTAAAGCCTTCGAGGATTTGCGTGATTCAGATCCCCAGTACAGTTCACTGTATCCATACTTGGCCGATGCCTATGTTAACCTCAAACGGGTTGATGAAGCATTAAAGGCGATCCAAGAAGGAATTTCCATTGACCAATTTAACGAAAAAATCTGGCAGAAGGCCGGCCAAATTGCGGAAATGGCGAACGAAGACGATTTAGCCTTGACCTATTTCCAAAAGGGCCATGAGATCGCCCCTGACGACATGGAAATCCTGACCTTACTATCAGACTGGTACGTTGCCCACGAACGCTACAGCGACAATCTGAAGCTTTTAGAAGGGGTTTTTGAAGACCACGTCGTCGATGCCCATCTTGCATATAATTTGGCACTGTCTTATCAAAATACCGGTGAAATCAAAAAAGCCGCCAACAATTACGAATTGGCCGCCAATGAACTTTCCGATAATCCCGATTTTCTTAAACACGCCACGCTGTTTTACCGCGAAATCGGCAAACCGGATCTCGAAAAACAGTCCTTGAAAAAATACTTGGATTTGGTCCCCGATGACATGGAAATGGCAGAATTGTGGGATGAAATGTGA
- a CDS encoding YitT family protein has protein sequence MAQKQSRFKLDISLIDLLVIAAGTAIYSFGIVFFNIYNHLADGGVTGITLILRALFHIDPAYSTILVNVPLFAIGYRYLGKKDMFYTLYGTIALAIFLWIWQRVPIVINIDHDLLLSAIGAGLFGGFGCGIVYRFGGTTGGVDIVARLFERFKGVQMGQTLLTIDVLVLLSSLIYLNVRQMAYTLIYVWIFSMIVNFTQRGAYTARGILIISNESEKISNAIQDELNRGVTFLNAEGGYSHRSKQIIYCVVSPSELHTLKKLVESIDEEAFISIIEVNEAIGEGFTYKRPKRFKLL, from the coding sequence ATGGCACAAAAGCAAAGTCGCTTCAAATTAGATATTTCGTTAATTGATTTACTGGTAATCGCGGCTGGAACCGCCATTTATTCATTTGGAATCGTCTTCTTCAACATTTACAATCATTTAGCCGATGGTGGCGTGACCGGTATCACACTGATTCTCCGGGCCCTGTTTCACATTGACCCGGCCTATTCGACCATCTTGGTCAACGTGCCCCTGTTCGCGATCGGTTATCGCTACTTAGGAAAGAAAGATATGTTTTATACCTTATACGGAACAATTGCCCTGGCAATCTTTTTATGGATTTGGCAGCGGGTCCCAATCGTGATTAATATCGATCATGACCTGTTGTTGTCGGCAATTGGTGCCGGCTTATTTGGTGGCTTTGGCTGTGGAATTGTTTACCGTTTTGGCGGGACAACCGGTGGTGTTGATATTGTCGCCCGCTTGTTCGAGCGGTTTAAAGGTGTTCAAATGGGCCAAACGCTGCTCACAATTGATGTCTTGGTTTTGCTGTCATCACTCATTTATTTAAACGTCCGCCAGATGGCATATACGTTGATTTACGTCTGGATTTTTTCAATGATCGTCAACTTCACCCAACGCGGCGCTTACACGGCTCGAGGGATCTTAATCATTAGTAACGAATCAGAAAAAATATCCAATGCCATCCAAGACGAGCTCAATCGCGGCGTCACTTTTTTGAATGCCGAAGGAGGTTATTCCCACCGCTCCAAACAGATCATCTATTGTGTGGTCTCCCCAAGCGAACTGCACACTTTAAAAAAGCTGGTCGAATCAATCGATGAAGAGGCCTTTATTTCAATTATTGAAGTTAACGAGGCGATCGGTGAAGGCTTCACTTATAAACGGCCAAAGCGATTCAAACTGCTATAG
- a CDS encoding ABC-F family ATP-binding cassette domain-containing protein, whose protein sequence is METMRVENLAKTYGEKTLFDKLNFIINEHDRIGLIGTNGTGKTSLLNAIAGIDHDSTGDIITSKSYTIGYLKQDPELDESLSIMDAVFSGSQTVYRTIRHYEAALKDYSTHPEDPEAAKRYTKAEARMNEEDAWNAQSDVKTILTQLKITDYNQKISELSGGQRRRVGLAQVLIQAPNLLLLDEPTNHLDFDSIDWLENYLAAYKGSLIVVTHDRYFLDHVANKIWELSFGKLYQYDGNYQDYVQQKATRVQGEIQAEHKTQQLYKQELAWMKTGAKARSTKQQARINRFNDLKENVGTLQLDQDVNISLGQTRLGKEVLKMKDANLTIDGKTILKDFNILVQPNERIGISGENGAGKTSLLNVIAGRLKLDSGIIKVGETVKIAYYTQLTEPIPEDKRVISYLSEIGQQVTDNTGNKISVAELLEEFLFPRFMHGTLIRKLSGGEKRRLYLLKLLMQQPNVLLLDEPTNDLDIATLTVLEDYISKFQGTVITVSHDRYFLDKVADRLLIFKGNGVIEEHRGRFTDYLASLKKTSKSSAKSDSGQSTSQSDSAISSQDATASNAKAKKKLTYSEKIEYDHIEDEIEKLESQVEDIDKQMQNNGSDYDKLADLQAQKDQLSAEADKKMKRWEYLSEYAE, encoded by the coding sequence ATGGAAACAATGCGCGTTGAGAACTTAGCAAAAACATACGGTGAGAAGACGCTTTTTGATAAGCTGAATTTTATTATTAATGAACACGACCGAATTGGCTTAATTGGGACTAATGGGACTGGAAAGACATCGTTATTGAATGCCATTGCCGGCATTGACCATGACTCGACAGGTGACATTATTACCTCGAAATCTTACACCATCGGTTATTTAAAGCAGGATCCAGAACTGGACGAGAGTCTGTCAATTATGGATGCCGTTTTTTCCGGATCGCAAACGGTCTATCGAACAATTCGCCATTACGAAGCTGCTTTGAAAGATTATTCAACGCATCCAGAGGACCCAGAAGCAGCCAAACGATATACCAAGGCTGAAGCCCGAATGAATGAAGAAGACGCCTGGAACGCGCAAAGTGACGTTAAAACGATTTTGACCCAGTTGAAGATTACCGATTATAACCAGAAGATTTCCGAATTATCCGGTGGTCAAAGACGACGAGTGGGGTTGGCACAAGTTCTGATTCAAGCGCCCAACTTACTGTTGTTGGATGAGCCGACCAACCACTTGGATTTTGATTCCATCGACTGGCTGGAAAATTATCTGGCGGCTTATAAGGGATCCCTGATTGTGGTTACCCATGACCGTTATTTTCTGGACCATGTTGCTAACAAAATCTGGGAACTGTCATTTGGCAAACTTTACCAGTATGATGGCAACTATCAAGATTATGTCCAGCAAAAAGCGACCCGGGTTCAAGGTGAAATTCAAGCCGAGCATAAGACTCAGCAGCTCTACAAACAGGAATTGGCGTGGATGAAGACCGGTGCGAAGGCCCGTTCAACCAAGCAGCAGGCCCGCATTAATCGGTTTAATGACTTAAAGGAAAACGTCGGTACCTTACAGCTTGATCAGGATGTCAATATTTCCCTTGGCCAGACCCGATTGGGCAAGGAAGTTCTTAAGATGAAAGATGCCAATTTAACCATTGACGGCAAAACAATTCTCAAGGATTTCAATATTCTCGTCCAGCCGAATGAACGGATCGGAATCAGTGGCGAGAACGGTGCCGGTAAGACCAGCCTGCTCAACGTCATTGCCGGTCGGCTGAAATTGGATTCTGGAATTATCAAAGTCGGCGAAACCGTCAAAATCGCCTACTATACGCAACTGACCGAGCCGATTCCTGAAGATAAGCGGGTCATTAGTTATTTGAGTGAGATTGGCCAACAGGTCACCGATAATACCGGCAACAAGATTAGTGTTGCCGAATTGCTTGAAGAATTTCTGTTTCCCCGTTTCATGCACGGCACGTTAATCCGTAAACTTTCCGGTGGTGAAAAACGACGCCTGTATCTGTTGAAATTATTGATGCAGCAACCAAATGTTTTACTCTTGGATGAGCCGACCAACGACTTGGATATTGCGACTTTGACCGTTTTGGAAGATTACATTTCCAAATTCCAAGGGACCGTCATTACCGTTTCCCATGACCGTTACTTCTTGGACAAAGTTGCTGATCGATTGCTGATTTTTAAAGGCAACGGTGTGATTGAAGAACACCGCGGTCGGTTCACCGATTACCTGGCCTCATTGAAAAAGACGTCGAAATCGTCTGCCAAGTCAGACAGCGGGCAGTCAACTTCTCAATCGGATTCGGCAATCTCAAGTCAAGACGCAACCGCTTCAAATGCCAAAGCCAAGAAAAAACTGACATATTCTGAAAAGATTGAATATGATCACATCGAAGATGAAATTGAAAAGCTCGAATCTCAAGTTGAAGACATTGATAAGCAGATGCAAAACAATGGCTCGGATTATGATAAGCTGGCGGATCTTCAAGCACAAAAGGACCAGTTGTCTGCCGAAGCCGATAAAAAGATGAAACGCTGGGAATATTTAAGCGAATACGCTGAATAA
- the der gene encoding ribosome biogenesis GTPase Der, which translates to MALPTVAFIGRPNVGKSTIFNRIAGDRISIVEDTPGVTRDRIYSHGEWLATKFAMIDTGGIQISDAPFATQIKSQAEIAIDEADVIVFIVSGKEGVTAEDEQVAKILYRSDKPVVLAVNKVDNPESREDIYEFYSLGFGDPMPISGVHGLGLGDLLDKVVEKFPKTDEKTDNDDIRFSIIGRPNVGKSSLVNAILGEDRVIVSDIAGTTRDAIDTRFEADGIKFTMVDTAGIRKRGKVYENTERYSVMRAMKAIDQSDVILFVMNAEEGIREQDKKVAGYAHEAGKAIITVVNKWDTLKKTNHTQQDFETLIRNEFQYMSYSPIIFVSAVTKQRIEKLPALIKQVYDNHEKRVQSSALNDVIMGAVAVHPTPTVNGKRLRIYYATQVVTGPPTFVVFVNNPDLMHFSYVRFLENQIRDNFDFTGTPIRIIKRSRK; encoded by the coding sequence ATGGCATTGCCAACAGTGGCTTTTATTGGCCGCCCAAACGTGGGAAAATCGACTATCTTTAACCGCATTGCCGGTGATCGAATTTCAATCGTTGAAGATACCCCGGGTGTTACCCGGGACCGTATTTATTCTCATGGTGAATGGCTGGCAACTAAATTTGCAATGATCGATACTGGTGGAATTCAAATCAGTGATGCACCATTTGCAACCCAGATTAAGAGTCAGGCCGAAATTGCCATCGACGAAGCGGACGTGATTGTCTTTATCGTCAGCGGTAAGGAAGGGGTTACCGCAGAAGATGAACAAGTCGCCAAAATTCTTTATCGAAGTGACAAACCGGTTGTTTTAGCGGTTAACAAGGTCGATAATCCTGAGAGCCGTGAAGATATCTATGAGTTTTATTCACTGGGATTTGGCGATCCAATGCCGATTTCCGGAGTGCATGGTCTGGGATTGGGAGATCTACTCGACAAGGTTGTTGAAAAATTCCCAAAGACCGATGAAAAGACGGATAACGATGATATTCGGTTCAGTATTATTGGCCGGCCCAATGTGGGCAAGTCGTCACTGGTTAACGCCATTTTGGGTGAAGACCGGGTCATTGTTTCAGATATTGCCGGAACCACTCGAGACGCAATCGATACCCGCTTTGAGGCGGATGGTATCAAGTTCACGATGGTCGATACGGCTGGAATCAGAAAACGCGGGAAGGTTTACGAAAACACTGAACGATATAGTGTCATGCGGGCGATGAAAGCCATTGACCAAAGTGATGTGATCTTATTCGTCATGAACGCCGAAGAAGGCATTCGTGAGCAGGATAAGAAAGTTGCCGGATACGCTCATGAAGCTGGAAAAGCAATCATCACGGTGGTGAATAAGTGGGATACGCTCAAAAAGACCAACCACACGCAACAGGACTTTGAAACCCTGATCAGAAATGAATTCCAGTACATGTCATATTCGCCCATCATTTTCGTTTCAGCCGTTACTAAGCAAAGAATCGAAAAACTACCGGCATTAATCAAACAGGTTTATGACAATCATGAGAAGCGTGTTCAATCCTCAGCACTCAACGATGTCATTATGGGGGCGGTCGCTGTTCATCCAACCCCAACGGTTAATGGCAAACGACTGCGAATTTATTATGCGACCCAAGTCGTGACCGGGCCACCAACATTTGTGGTGTTTGTGAATAATCCGGACTTGATGCATTTTTCTTATGTCCGGTTCCTTGAAAACCAAATTCGTGATAATTTTGACTTCACCGGAACACCAATCAGAATCATCAAACGCAGCCGAAAATAG
- a CDS encoding HU family DNA-binding protein, translated as MANKAELVTNVAAATGLTKKDATSAVDAVFESIQASLAKGDKVQLIGFGNFEVRQRAARKGRNPQTGQEIQIPASKVPAFKPGKALKDAVK; from the coding sequence ATGGCAAATAAAGCAGAATTAGTAACCAATGTTGCAGCAGCAACTGGTTTGACTAAGAAAGACGCTACATCAGCTGTGGATGCAGTATTTGAATCAATCCAAGCTAGTTTAGCAAAAGGTGACAAGGTTCAATTAATCGGTTTCGGTAACTTTGAAGTACGTCAACGTGCCGCTCGTAAGGGCCGTAACCCACAAACAGGTCAAGAAATTCAAATTCCTGCAAGCAAGGTACCAGCTTTCAAACCTGGTAAGGCGCTCAAGGATGCTGTTAAATAG
- a CDS encoding dihydrofolate reductase codes for MLAFIWAEDANGLIGANGQLPWHLPDDMHYFKETTMGNTIISGSKTFRSYNRPLPGRENIVVSHQTDFPTGIKVIPSIEQLCDLIAQNPDKQYIVTGGANLFAQLRSKVDRLYRTKIEAEFSGDTYMPAIDYSLFELSKSVVGVVDAKNKYPHTFEVFDRK; via the coding sequence ATGTTAGCTTTTATCTGGGCTGAAGACGCCAACGGTTTAATTGGTGCCAATGGTCAACTTCCTTGGCATCTGCCGGACGATATGCATTACTTCAAAGAAACCACGATGGGCAATACGATTATTTCCGGATCGAAAACCTTCCGCAGTTATAATCGGCCACTGCCGGGTCGTGAGAATATTGTGGTTTCACACCAAACTGATTTTCCAACGGGCATCAAAGTTATCCCTTCGATTGAACAACTGTGTGACTTGATTGCTCAAAATCCCGATAAACAATATATTGTGACCGGTGGTGCCAATCTATTTGCCCAATTACGTTCAAAAGTCGACCGGCTTTATCGCACGAAGATTGAAGCTGAATTTTCCGGTGACACCTATATGCCAGCCATTGACTATTCTTTATTTGAATTGAGCAAATCGGTCGTTGGTGTTGTTGACGCCAAAAATAAGTATCCCCACACTTTTGAAGTTTTCGATAGAAAATAA
- a CDS encoding thymidylate synthase produces MLEDAYLDLARYVLENGHKKTDRTHTGTISTFGYQMRFDLSKGFPLLTTKKVPFGLIKSELLWFLKGDTNIQFLLKHKNHIWDEWAFEKFVASNDYTGPDMTDFSHRAQKDPEFNKVYQEQKKLFCDRIVNDDDFAKKYGDLGLVYGSQWRAWKTSTGGTIDQIQNVIDLIKTHPDSRRMIVSAWNPEDVPTMALPPCHTLFQFYVNDGKLSCQLYQRSGDIFLGVPYNIASYALLTSMIARECGLEVGDFVHTFGDAHIYLNHIDQVEELLSRKPRQAPELWLNPEKKHLDEFEMADIKVKNYDPYPVIKAPVAV; encoded by the coding sequence ATGTTAGAAGACGCCTATTTAGATCTTGCACGTTATGTTTTGGAAAATGGCCACAAAAAAACTGATCGAACCCATACCGGAACCATCAGTACGTTTGGCTATCAGATGCGATTTGATTTATCCAAGGGATTTCCTTTATTAACCACTAAGAAAGTGCCATTTGGATTAATCAAAAGTGAACTCTTATGGTTCTTGAAGGGTGACACCAACATCCAATTTTTATTGAAGCATAAGAATCACATTTGGGACGAGTGGGCTTTTGAAAAGTTTGTCGCTTCAAATGACTATACCGGCCCGGATATGACTGACTTTTCTCATCGGGCACAAAAAGATCCCGAATTCAACAAAGTTTATCAGGAGCAAAAAAAGTTATTCTGTGATCGAATTGTCAACGACGATGATTTTGCCAAAAAGTATGGCGACTTAGGTCTGGTTTACGGTAGCCAATGGCGGGCCTGGAAGACTTCCACTGGTGGAACGATCGACCAAATCCAAAATGTGATTGATTTAATTAAAACTCACCCTGATTCAAGACGGATGATCGTTTCGGCATGGAATCCAGAGGATGTGCCAACAATGGCCTTGCCGCCTTGCCACACCTTATTCCAATTCTATGTCAACGATGGCAAGTTAAGCTGCCAATTGTATCAACGTTCAGGAGATATTTTCCTCGGCGTGCCTTATAATATCGCCAGTTACGCCTTATTGACCTCCATGATCGCCAGAGAGTGTGGCTTGGAAGTTGGTGATTTTGTGCACACCTTTGGGGATGCCCACATTTACCTTAACCACATTGACCAAGTCGAGGAACTCCTTTCCCGTAAACCTCGTCAGGCACCCGAATTGTGGCTGAATCCTGAAAAGAAACATTTGGACGAATTCGAAATGGCTGATATCAAGGTCAAAAATTACGACCCATACCCAGTCATTAAAGCGCCGGTTGCGGTTTAG
- a CDS encoding DegV family protein, with the protein MAKVKIVTDSSAQLTDEELKQYGITIVPLTVMIDDTVYVDRDTITNETFVPQMLAAHDLPKTSQPPVGKFVEAFDRLGEDGSQILCLNMLAAISGTVHAAEQAATISKSDVTVVDSQSTDRGLGFQVLEAAKLAQQGADMDTILARVNQVRNNTKLYLCVMTLDNIVKGGRLHPIAGAITNFLNIKLGLQVTDGKLKIISKGRGDKSLKKFFNGIIDEMKNTAAVKSIGVSYVTETEVLKDTVQKLKADFPDASFLERVTSPTISTHTGKGAFALIYYSDPE; encoded by the coding sequence ATGGCAAAAGTAAAAATTGTGACGGACTCATCTGCCCAGTTGACAGATGAAGAACTCAAACAATACGGCATTACAATTGTTCCATTAACAGTGATGATTGATGATACGGTCTACGTTGATCGTGATACGATCACCAATGAAACCTTTGTTCCTCAAATGTTGGCGGCTCACGATCTGCCAAAGACCAGTCAACCACCAGTTGGTAAATTTGTTGAAGCATTTGACCGGTTGGGTGAAGACGGCAGCCAAATTCTCTGTTTGAATATGTTGGCCGCCATCAGCGGCACTGTTCACGCAGCCGAACAAGCAGCCACAATCAGCAAATCCGATGTGACCGTGGTTGACAGTCAAAGTACCGACCGCGGCTTGGGCTTTCAAGTGCTCGAAGCGGCTAAGCTGGCCCAGCAAGGTGCCGACATGGATACCATTTTAGCCAGAGTCAATCAGGTTCGTAATAACACCAAGCTTTATTTATGTGTCATGACTCTGGATAATATTGTCAAGGGCGGTCGATTGCATCCGATTGCCGGGGCAATCACCAACTTTTTAAACATTAAGTTGGGGCTTCAAGTCACTGACGGCAAACTTAAAATTATTTCTAAAGGTCGCGGCGATAAATCGCTTAAAAAGTTTTTCAATGGTATTATTGATGAAATGAAAAACACCGCCGCTGTTAAGTCGATTGGCGTTTCATACGTCACTGAAACTGAAGTATTAAAGGACACTGTTCAAAAGCTTAAGGCTGACTTTCCCGATGCATCATTTCTTGAACGGGTGACGTCACCGACCATTTCCACGCATACCGGTAAAGGGGCTTTCGCGTTGATTTATTACAGTGATCCCGAGTAA
- the rpsA gene encoding 30S ribosomal protein S1 yields MSENANNDKNDLLNALNSVNEVKVGDVVTGEVLAKDDSQQLIVGIEGSGVEGVVPPRELSSDQNVDDIKQGDKLKLVVTSRIGSDKEGGSFLLSSKRLETRKVWDELAEKSKNDETITAKVSQAVKGGLVVDAGVRGFVPASMISDHYVDDLNQFKGQELELKIIEIDPVENRLILSHKAIVQAEKAEEREKLMQTLHEGDVVEGTVARLTNFGAFVDLGGMDGLVHVSQIAYERVDKPSDVLKVGQTVKVKVLSVDFDRNRISLSIKQTLPEPWDGIEEKAPVGSVLEGTVKRLVDFGAFVEVFPGVEGLVHISQIAHEHIDTPADVLKVGEKIKVKVLDVDTDRKRLALSIKALTDAPEEEAKPKKSNNRPSRSRKSNDRSISNAPEEETGFTLGDIIGDELKKSGNNDDDDNK; encoded by the coding sequence ATGAGTGAAAATGCAAATAATGATAAAAATGATTTATTAAACGCTTTAAACAGCGTTAATGAAGTAAAGGTTGGCGATGTTGTCACCGGTGAAGTATTGGCCAAAGATGACAGTCAACAATTAATCGTGGGTATTGAAGGCTCCGGTGTTGAAGGCGTTGTTCCCCCACGTGAACTTTCGTCTGACCAAAATGTTGACGATATCAAGCAGGGTGACAAGCTCAAGTTGGTTGTTACTTCTCGAATCGGCAGCGACAAGGAAGGCGGCAGTTTCCTGCTTTCTTCAAAGCGTTTGGAAACCCGCAAAGTTTGGGATGAATTGGCTGAAAAGTCAAAGAATGATGAAACGATTACTGCCAAAGTCAGCCAAGCTGTTAAAGGCGGCTTGGTTGTTGATGCCGGTGTCCGTGGATTCGTGCCAGCTTCAATGATTTCTGACCATTACGTTGATGATTTAAACCAATTCAAGGGTCAAGAACTTGAATTGAAGATTATTGAAATTGATCCAGTTGAAAATCGCCTGATCTTGTCTCACAAGGCAATTGTTCAAGCTGAAAAAGCTGAAGAACGTGAAAAGTTAATGCAAACTCTTCACGAAGGTGACGTTGTTGAAGGAACCGTTGCTCGTCTTACCAACTTCGGTGCTTTCGTAGATCTCGGCGGCATGGACGGATTGGTTCATGTTTCTCAAATTGCTTACGAACGTGTTGACAAGCCTTCAGATGTATTAAAGGTTGGCCAAACAGTTAAAGTTAAGGTATTATCCGTTGACTTCGACCGTAACCGAATCTCACTTTCAATCAAACAAACTCTTCCAGAACCTTGGGACGGAATCGAAGAAAAAGCTCCAGTTGGCAGTGTTCTTGAAGGAACAGTTAAGCGCCTGGTTGATTTCGGTGCCTTTGTTGAAGTGTTCCCAGGTGTTGAGGGATTAGTTCACATTTCCCAAATTGCCCATGAGCACATTGATACACCTGCTGATGTTTTGAAGGTTGGCGAGAAGATTAAGGTTAAGGTTCTTGATGTTGACACTGACCGAAAGCGTTTGGCATTATCAATCAAAGCTTTGACCGATGCTCCTGAAGAAGAAGCCAAGCCAAAGAAGTCAAACAACCGACCATCACGCTCACGGAAGTCTAACGACCGTTCCATCAGTAATGCACCGGAAGAAGAAACCGGCTTTACTTTGGGCGATATCATTGGAGACGAATTGAAGAAGTCCGGCAACAATGATGACGATGATAACAAATAA